A window of the Phoenix dactylifera cultivar Barhee BC4 unplaced genomic scaffold, palm_55x_up_171113_PBpolish2nd_filt_p 000516F, whole genome shotgun sequence genome harbors these coding sequences:
- the LOC103718388 gene encoding galactoside 2-alpha-L-fucosyltransferase-like, with protein MSIVTKPSRNQQPSTSFLNSGVPEKRLLKGTLGLGFILMAFLVVMPPVFTILGGYQSPLPIWLREVRVWARGGLEDGFVASNGPKDKLLGGLLPAGFHEGTCLSRYQSASYRKASPHLLSHYLSRRLRKYEALHRRCGPNTALYNKTIEQLKNRHNNGTAGCNYVVWIPFSGLGNRMLTLASAFLYALLTNRVLLIHPDASMRDLFCEPFPHTSWLLPSDFPMKGFPKFSRTNPRCYGKMLRRKASANSSDDAAAQRPPATVYLYLFHDYDDFDMHFFCEDDQQFLRKIPWLVIESDNYFAPSLFSIPSYEEELSRLFPKRDTVFHHLGRYLFHPTNTVWDMITRYYQAYLAKAKERVGIQIRIFNRGSPFMHMLDQILACSLRENLLPDVNLKEPIVSTTNKVVSKAVLVTCLHSEVYEKMKTMYYEHPAVTGEIVGVYQPSHEEVQQTKEETHNKKAWAEIYLLSLTDVLVTSAWSTFGYVAQGLGGLKPWILIRSENMTMPDPPCRRALSMDPCFHNPPTCSCNGKRDVDKVLVSYVRHCEDLSSGLKLVHEA; from the exons ATGAGTATAGTTACGAAGCCATCCCGGAATCAGCAACCATCTACCAGCTTCCTTAATTCGGGAGTGCCAGAGAAGAGACTCCTCAAAGGAACCCTAGGGCTTGGGTTTATCTTAATGGCTTTTTTGGTGGTTATGCCTCCCGTATTTACCATCCTTGGAGGCTACCAAAGCCCATTGCCAATTTGGCTTCGTGAAGTTCGAGTATGGGCGAGAGGAG GTTTAGAAGATGGCTTTGTTGCATCTAACGGACCAAAAGATAAGCTTCTTGGGGGTCTATTACCTGCTGGGTTTCATGAAGGAACCTGTTTGAGCCGATATCAATCTGCATCATACCGGAAAGCATCACCTCACTTACTTTCCCATTATCTATCAAGGAGGCTGAGAAAGTACGAAGCCCTCCATAGGAGATGTGGGCCAAACACAGCATTGTACAACAAAACCATAGAACAGTTGAAGAATCGTCACAACAACGGGACTGCCGGGTGCAACTACGTTGTATGGATACCGTTCAGTGGCTTAGGGAACAGGATGCTAACTCTTGCTTCAGCTTTTCTTTATGCTCTCCTTACCAACAGGGTCTTACTTATCCACCCAGATGCTAGCATGAGAGACCTCTTTTGCGAGCCATTTCCTCATACCTCATGGCTTCTTCCTTCTGACTTTCCCATGAAGGGGTTCCCGAAATTTAGCCGCACAAATCCTCGGTGTTACGGCAAAATGTTGAGAAGAAAAGCTAGTGCTAACAGTAGTGATGATGCTGCAGCGCAGCGACCGCCTGCTACTGTCTATCTTTATCTTTTTCATGATTATGATGACTTTGATATGCATTTCTTCTGTGAAGATGATCAACAATTTCTTCGGAAGATCCCTTGGCTGGTTATTGAATCAGACAATTACTTTGCACCATCTCTCTTTTCAATTCCATCATATGAAGAAGAATTAAGCAGGCTATTCCCCAAGAGAGATACTGTTTTTCATCATTTGGGACGTTATCTTTTCCACCCAACCAATACAGTGTGGGATATGATAACCAGGTATTATCAAGCTTATCTTGCAAAGGCCAAGGAAAGGGTAGGCATCCAAATAAGAATTTTTAACAGAGGTAGTCCATTCATGCATATGTTGGATCAGATACTTGCATGTTCTTTAAGGGAAAATTTGCTGCCTGATGTCAATCTCAAAGAACCAATTGTTTCGACTACAAATAAAGTAGTATCGAAAGCTGTTCTTGTAACTTGTTTGCACTCTGAAGTCTATGAGAAGATGAAGACAATGTACTACGAGCACCCGGCTGTTACTGGTGAGATTGTTGGTGTTTATCAACCAAGCCATGAAGAAGTCCAGCAGACGAAAGAGGAGACGCACAACAAGAAAGCATGGGCAGAGATTTATCTTCTGAGTTTGACAGATGTGTTGGTTACAAGCGCCTGGTCGACATTTGGATACGTGGCTCAAGGTCTTGGGGGTTTGAAGCCATGGATTTTGATCAGGTCTGAGAACATGACGATGCCAGATCCTCCTTGCCGTCGAGCCTTATCAATGGACCCTTGTTTTCATAACCCTCCCACTTGCTCCTGCAATGGCAAGAGGGATGTTGATAAGGTACTGGTCTCGTATGTGAGGCATTGTGAAGATTTGAGCTCAGGCCTCAAGCTGGTTCATGAAGCTTAG